attgatggagaatcaagtaaagctgagctgcttcagtccagaaagagttcatctggagatattactgaccttattctgacctttactggaTCACAATCAGACAAGATCTGAAGCTGGACGCTTGTACAGTTACAGTAAAAGAGCTTTGACGAATAGATCGTGTGAAACAGGTTTAACAGCCATGTTTTGATCATATTGATCATCATTTAAACTTGCatatcaggctttacagggttaccATACAAATCAAGTGTGTGTATCTGCAGGATAACACTTGGAGAGCCTTATCTCCTATATTCAGCCGGCGGTTCAGTTGTGTCACACACAGCAGATGAAGGAGAGGAAACATGTCCTTCAGCTCAGTGTCCGTGTGGCTCCTCTCACCTCACTGTTTTTCTCCTGTTTGTCGGAGGCTCTCTCGCGGTCGTATGCCATCTTCTTCAGTAGTTTTTTAACCGCTCTGTCTCGGTTCATCTTCCGCTGGTTCTCCGTGTTGTGTTTGCGCACCTGATTCAGGATGAACTTGGGAATCTGAGACACAAGACCAGACTCATCTGAGCACCTCCGTCTCCCAGCTTCACATACAACTCTATTACATTTCTACAGCAGTAGAGTAGTGACTTCACAGACAGTGAACTAACTGAAGTACTAAAACATATGATTTTATGAATCAAGGACGCAttcaattgatcagaagtgatggtaaatacatttataatattacaaaagattactattttaaataaccgctgttcttttgaactttctattcatcaaagtatcctgaaaaataaaatgcatccacaAAAACATATAACTTAAAtataactgtgttcaacattgataataaatgcaatgttaataaatgttaaatatatgcagccgatcccaaacttttaaagagCAGAGTGTTGCAGCTTTCTATCGTGCACGTCAGATCTGAGACGACTGAGAGCGGACAGTCTCTCTGAACACTGGTGTGAGGTGAGGAGTGTACCGTCCAGAGGAGCTTCTGGTAGCGGACGAGCAGCCTGACGATGTTAGCCGTGCCCGTGGCCATAGCAAACTCCTGCTGTTCACTGATCTTACTGCGGAAGCCCTTACACATGAAGATGTTGGGCGCCATCACCACTGCAACATTGTTCAGCGTCATCTTATTCCTGTCCTTATGGTCGGTCACTCTCTGGAAGAACTCCATCAGAGCCTGAGACACAGAAACAGCGCTCAAACACCCCTGAGATGAGACGGTTGACACGTCTCTGTGTGAGTGGAGGTGTGTGGTACCTTGAGCGTGTCTCGGTTGGGTTCGGGCAGCAGGAGCACCAGCAGATTGAGAGCCTGCAGCTGCTGCTTCTTCGTGGGCAGCTCTGATCAGAAGCAGCacaatcagacacacacacacacacacacacacagtagagaGTCATGTGGTGGGACTCACTCAGCACGGAGATGAAGGCGCTGAAGTACTCGACGGTCAGCAGAGGATAGGGCAGCTCTCTGATGAACAGCTTCAGGAGGCTGGCCGCGTCGTGCTGTTTCAGACTCGGCCACGGGAACACACCCTCGTAAAACTTGTGCTCCAGCTCATGACACACGGCCTGGGAAACACACACCACCTGAAACATTAGCGAGCGTCCAGTCGCGTCACAGAGAAGACCTGCAGGTGTGTGTCTGACCTTCACTCTAGTAGCGGCTCCAGGGATCCGCAGCACACCCTCCGTGTCCAAACCCTGCTGCTCGATGTGACACATCAACTGGAAAACAAACAGTTCACATCTGTGTGTTTCACAGTCTTTCAGCGCTGCTTTATATTCACTGATCACAGGGAATATGTAAAAAAGCTTTGGGGTTGGGAagattttcaaaaaatgttttagaaacagGTTTCACTATTTAtctgataaataaatacagtaatattgtgaaatattattattatttaaaatcatctGTGTAGGTGCACTAGCAGTcaagagtttggggtcagtaagacgtGTAATGTTTCTtaaagaagtcttttctgctcatcaagactgcatttatttggtcaaaaacacagaaaagaaaaccgtaatcttgcaaaatgttattacaatataaaataatggtttctattttaaaatcctttacaaatataatgtatttctgtgatgcacagctgtattttcagcatcattcctccagtcttcagtgtcacatgatcttcagaaatcatgaaaatatgaaacatttctgattatgatcagtgttgaacacagttgtgctgctcaatatttctgtggaaactgtgatacattttatttttcaggattcacaggtgaataaaaatacataaaaagtatatttactgtcacttttgatcaatttagtgtgtaattgctgaataaaagtattaaaagtattaatgaCTCAACTTTTGAAccataacacataacacaaatacagacagacagaaagaaggtTGTGGTTGGTGGCCAGGACAGATTTCTTGCATGAAACTCAAAATAATTGAGTAGAGATATTGTAAAGGTGCTGGGACTGAAAGGATGTCCGGGAGATCGGAGCACCCCTGGTCCTGGTGTTCTGGCTCTCTCTCTTACCTGCTGCAGGATGAGAGGCACTCTGGTCCCCGGCATCCTCCGCTGGTCTTGTTCCAGCAGCGTAGAGAGAGAAACACCGAACAAACCCGACTCTACAGAAGACGAAACAACACAGTCTCAACCAGCTTCACCTCAGATACAGCCAAAAGAGGATCCATAATCAGATCCAGTGCTCACGTTCACACACAGTGAGAGAGCGGACATGAGAGCGCTCTATTTGATGGgctttgtgagtgtgtgtctccTGAAAGGTTTCAAAAGTCTAGTGAACATAATCTTGTTTGGCATTAGGCCACAGATCTTTTCTCAGATGCAGTCATTTGATTCTGAACACATGTCAGAGGCACTGACCTCTCACTTTGACCTTGAGAGCTTTATGAGCCTTCACCTCGATGCCACACGTGTCGAACAGAGCGCTCATCTCGATCAGAACAAGCCTGCGAACCTTCTTCATGTCCTCAGCGGAGAGATCGCCTACTCTTGTCTGTCCGGTCTTATCCTGAGACACTCTAAAATCCTGAGACAGACAGGAATTATCACATGCACACATTTATAAACTGCTATATGTTGGTATTCTGTGAATTTTTTAGCTGATAAAGCATCCACCAAAGAATGGTGTATCTGACCAATCATTCATGTCTGGAGCACAAACACCGCACAGACTCGACTTCATACTAGTGTTCAGAACGCTGAACTAAATATAAGGACACTtaatttagggaccaattctcactatcaactagcatgcatattactagcatattggctgtttattagtacttataaaacacataataatgccttattctgccaGATACATTAATCTGACCCCATAGCTAATCGTAACAACTACTTTACTTACTATCAATAAGCagtaaattaggagtttattaaggcaGAAGTTATAGGCATGCAGTGGCACAGACTGTCCAGCAGAGGTCAGGTGTACTCATTCAGATCAGAGATCCACATTAGTGTCAGTTCAGTCTCTGACTAATACCACATTTCTGCACATATTCAGTCAGATCAAAGGTCTCTGTGAGAAACATTGGCATTCTTTATCCtcaagcagccaatcagagcaagTCATCTCTTGCACTCGGCTTACTCTGATGCATACActttgcgcacacacacacacacacacacacacacacacacaccagatgaGTGAATGTCTGACTCACAGGTAACCTGTCGTCAGCTTCATTCTGGGGCTGGGTAACCTTCAACCCTTCTTTGTAGGTAAGTGCTTGCTCAGAGAAGGACACCTCCAGGTTAATGTCTGTCTCAGCGTCAGCTCCGCCCCCTGGAGCATCAGGCCCCGCCCCATTACCTAACCAAACATTGAACACATCCACAATAACATCTGGTGACTCTGAGCTGATCTCTGGAGTGTAACACCTGTGAAAGAGGCTCAGCACTGCACTAAACCCTGCACTATGAGCAAAGCACGCCGAACATAGCAATGCTAGAATGTGTAGCAACAGAAAACCAATCATTAACTGAATGCCTCATGCACTATTTTAAGTTTAGTTTCAGTAACtgagatttgttgttgttgtgtgtagTATGTTTCCAGCAGACTACTTTTCCATAGATCTGAACCGTCACAACAGTGGATGCTGTACAAGTAGGTAAATAAGAACATTAACCCAATGTTTAAGAATTTAAACTGTGAAATGTCAAAATGTACCAACCCAGGACTGATTACAAGCCCAGGGTAAAGTATGAACACTGTAAAACATACTAGATAACCCAGCAGTGTAACAAGCTCATATGATGATTAGAAATTACTTCACGACACCTCTATCATATTTACTTGTATTGGTCTATTgtcagttattatatatatatatatatgtgtgtgtgtgtgtgtgtgtgtgtgtatacacacacacacacaaacacacacacacacacacacacacacacacataataacatGTTCCGCTTATATCTATGTACAGACGACATACAAAGTAAAATATTTGAATTCAGGACATCCCAGCATTTCTTTGAATGTGTTGTTCTGTCATTTGAGTTCGCTAATTTTTGTCAGTTAAACACTACATGTGAACATATTCATGAATCCACAAAACAGAAGAGGCATTACACTAACTCATGACACTTACCCAGTCCTTCCACTTCCTGTTCACTGCTCCCACTTCTTCCTGTGGATTCAGCCTGGTCCtgtcagagaaagagaggaaCAGTAAATGAGTGACACTGATCATGTGAGTGTTTGTCAGATGTTCTTGATGCTCTCCTGATGGTCTGCATCAGATCATGTTCATGTTCTCCATTCGGATGAGCGTCTTCTCATTGACTCAGACTTTCAGTTTTTACCCTATTGATTATTTTGGTCTGCATCtagcataaaaataaatcacaacttGCTGCTGTCCTTAATAAACCGCTCAAAATGACACAATGTGATTTCTCACACATCCTTCAGTCTGGAAATAATCCTTCACTTCCACATTTTCTGAGTTACTCATTACACTGTGCTGAAATCTTCATTAACAAGGAACAACTGTGTAATTTGTGACCTGTAAAAATGTCAGAGAGTTTTTTATACCAGAACCATTTCCAGTTTTTTGTCCCAACTGTTTAAATTCACGATTTATATCCGATATCTGTGTTTATAAGAATCCTCAATCAAACTGAATGATTGCATTGTGATTGCTTTTAGCGACACGGTTGACCCTCTGGTTTTGTATTGCTGTTCTAGGactaaacgagagagagagagagaaagcatttTCATTACGGGCAAACCTGTCGCCCTCGCACTAAGTTCTGAGGGGAACTGGGTATTTGTGTTTGGACAAAGGTTGGATGTCCAGATATCGGATATGTATCTGATTTAAAACCACATTTGGAAAAGGctcaaaacagataaaaaaaaataataattataataaatcagatttttttctttatacatgTGCCATGTGTCACATGCAagtaaaaaaatcagattttaagA
The genomic region above belongs to Carassius carassius chromosome 18, fCarCar2.1, whole genome shotgun sequence and contains:
- the LOC132092011 gene encoding rho GTPase-activating protein 18-like — translated: MSRQQDEQGVVLTAYTSNSEALTAIGCKEQPEFPGASHRTGQYNVQRGKAALGWSSGKAPYQRCSSQDSLDEQAMVDYFTEVEIIQRSGDAETQEEVQLKVADEGEQEEAWLMEAGLATLFDESASDGEDSIALLSTLTRTQAAAVERRVETLKQTLRKRNKPYSVPDVREIFKPPPASPSKDQAESTGRSGSSEQEVEGLGNGAGPDAPGGGADAETDINLEVSFSEQALTYKEGLKVTQPQNEADDRLPDFRVSQDKTGQTRVGDLSAEDMKKVRRLVLIEMSALFDTCGIEVKAHKALKVKVRESGLFGVSLSTLLEQDQRRMPGTRVPLILQQLMCHIEQQGLDTEGVLRIPGAATRVKAVCHELEHKFYEGVFPWPSLKQHDAASLLKLFIRELPYPLLTVEYFSAFISVLKLPTKKQQLQALNLLVLLLPEPNRDTLKALMEFFQRVTDHKDRNKMTLNNVAVVMAPNIFMCKGFRSKISEQQEFAMATGTANIVRLLVRYQKLLWTIPKFILNQVRKHNTENQRKMNRDRAVKKLLKKMAYDRERASDKQEKNSEAEGGFIRVQAPQFSKGSMSVQLTEDLKASDVLMHFLSQERSLSVKREDLCLYEMGGNIKERCLDEETYITALLELNPSAEWVIKSDWTSHINPSCPAPYSHHEGKAAGFRA